One stretch of Zingiber officinale cultivar Zhangliang chromosome 6B, Zo_v1.1, whole genome shotgun sequence DNA includes these proteins:
- the LOC121992631 gene encoding proteinaceous RNase P 1, chloroplastic/mitochondrial-like, which translates to MASVHSDFLISSFSVEFCTSPSRFPLKARFFARFLFLHLSSPFTPTVVHAFSDLSSCANAHGAHTEHRALHRERPPQEKILVEYAIPKPRKGNLWPRGEKAEPLARSVSENGVDRWMKKDGKISEARVSGKQMKIKLDSCSKTGDVMEAIAVYDSAVGQGIKLQQYHYNVLLYLCSSAAVGIVHPAKSGSVNSKSDPDWHIDGDLVADADQGSRRASVPILVSDDIRDYARTRGLEIYEKMCLEKIAMSEAALTSVARIAMSMDDGDMAFDCVKRMKLLGITARVRSYGPALFTFCNRGDIDKAFEVEAHMSENGIQPEEPELEALLRISIAARRGDKVYYLLHKLRTNVRQVSASTAELIEAWFKSSTASRLGKRKWDVKKLAEAIENGGGGWHGLGWLGKGKWSVAHTSVDPDGVCMSCGHKLATIDLDPVETESFAKSVASLANKRERNSNFQKFQKWLDYYGPFEAVVDAANVALYSQKRFSVNKVSAVVNAIRQKLPMKRCPLIIVHNKRLIGNKMKDPMNMKYLEKWKNADALYETPTGSNDDWYWLYAAIKFKCLIVTNDEMRDHTFQVLGNNFIPRWKERHQVHFTFHNGSLEFHMPPPCSIIIQENERGHWHIPISIKEEHERKHSWLCVTRNNLHNVKEATSSTLRDLTSSPAPYAVAKNHVPHKGIFKENTLTKSHKCLANGKTKEPYGILCTIEAAEKLYDCVIDFQI; encoded by the exons ATGGCTTCCGTGCATAGCGACTTCCTCATTTCTTCCTTCTCTGTGGAATTCTGCACTTCACCGTCTCGATTCCCTCTCAAAGCTCGTTTCTTTGCCCGCTTCCTCTTCCTCCACTTGTCGTCCCCCTTCACCCCCACCGTCGTCCACGCCTTCTCCGATCTCTCTTCCTGCGCCAACGCTCATGGAGCCCACACCGAGCATCGAGCACTTCACAGAGAACGGCCGCCCCAGGAGAAGATTCTTGTGGAGTATGCAATCCCTAAACCTAGGAAGGGTAATTTGTGGCCGAGAGGTGAAAAGGCGGAACCTTTGGCGAGAAGCGTGAGTGAAAATGGAGTCGACAGGTGGATGAAGAAGGACGGCAAGATATCCGAGGCTAGGGTTTCTGGAAAGCAGATGAAAATTAAGCTGGATTCCTGCTCCAAAACTGGTGATGTCATGGAAGCCATTGCCGTCTACGACTCCGCGGTCGGCCAAGGAATAAAATTGCAGCAGTACCACTACAATGTGCTGCTTTACCTTTGCTCTTCTGCGGCGGTTGGCATCGTTCATCCTGCTAAAAGTGGTAGTGTTAATTCTAAATCCGATCCAGATTGGCATATTGATGGAGATTTGGTTGCAGATGCAGACCAAGGAAGTAGAAGAGCTTCTGTTCCGATTCTAGTAAGCGATGACATCAGAGACTATGCTCGAACCAGAGGACTTGAGATATATGAAAAAATGTGCTTGGAGAAGATTGCCATGAGCGAAGCAGCTCTAACATCTGTGGCTCGAATAGCAATGTCCATGGACGATGGTGACATGGCCTTTGATTGTGTTAAGCGAATGAAGCTTTTGGGTATAACTGCAAGGGTGCGGTCGTATGGTCCTGCATTGTTCACCTTCTGCAACAGAGGCGACATTGATAAGGCATTCGAAGTTGAAGCTCACATGTCGGAAAATGGCATCCAACCTGAAGAACCAGAGTTGGAAGCACTTCTAAGAATTAGCATTGCGGCTCGCAGAGGTGACAAGGTGTATTACCTGCTACACAAGCTTAGAACTAATGTGAGACAGGTCTCTGCATCCACAGCAGAGCTGATTGAGGCTTGGTTCAAGAGTTCGACTGCGTCAAGACTGGGGAAAAGGAAATGGGATGTGAAAAAATTAGCAGAGGCAATTGAGAATGGTGGAGGGGGGTGGCATGGGCTTGGTTGGCTCGGTAAAGGGAAATGGAGTGTGGCACACACATCAGTAGATCCAGATGGTGTCTGCATGTCTTGTGGTCACAAATTGGCAACCATCGATCTTGATCCAGTTGAGACAGAAAGCTTTGCCAAGTCTGTTGCATCACTGGCCAACAAGAGAGAAAGGAATTCAAATTTTCAGAAGTTTCAA AAATGGTTGGACTACTATGGCCCTTTTGAAGCTGTTGTAGATGCAGCAAATGTTGCTCTCTATAGTCAGAAGCGGTTCTCAGTTAATAAG GTCAGTGCTGTTGTTAATGCCATACGGCAGAAACTACCTATGAAGAGATGCCCACTTATTATTGTACATAATAAACGACTCATTGGAAACAAGATGAAAGATCCTATGAACATGAAGTATTTGGAGAAATGGAAGAATGCAGATGCGCTTTATGAAACTCCTACTGGATCTAATGATGATTG GTACTGGTTATATGCAGCTATAAAATTTAAATGCCTTATTGTGACAAATGACGAGATGAGAGACCACACATTCCAGGTCTTAGGCAATAACTTCATTCCAAGATGGAAAGAAAGACATCAG GTGCATTTCACTTTCCATAATGGAAGTTTGGAGTTTCATATGCCACCTCCATGTTCTATTATTATTCAG GAAAATGAGAGAGGCCATTGGCATATTCCAATCTCAATAAAAGAAGAGCATGAGAGGAAACACTCCTGGCTATGTGTGACACGCAACAACCTACACAATGTAAAAGAAGCAACATCAAGTACTCTTAGAG ATTTGACGAGCAGTCCTGCACCATATGCTGTAGCAAAGAATCATGTCCCACACAAAGGAATCTTTAAGGAGAATACCCTTACAAAATCTCACAAATGTTTAGCCAATGGCAAAACTAAAGAACCATATGGTATATTATGCACCATTGAAGCAGC
- the LOC121992632 gene encoding peroxiredoxin-2C-like, which translates to MASITVGDVLPDGELAWFDESNQLQMISVHWLAAGKKVALFAVLGAFTPICSMIHLPGFIESAEELKSKGVDEILLISVNDPFVMKAWAMTYPDNRHVKFLADGSGTYTRALGLELDLSDEGLGTRSQRFALLVDNLVVTVANIEEGGEFTISGAEEILKVL; encoded by the exons ATGGCTTCGATCACTGTCGGCGATGTTCTCCCGGACGGAGAATTGGCTTGGTTCGATGAGAGCAACCAATTGCAGATGATCTCCGTACACTGGCTTGCCGCCGGCAAGAAGGTCGCCCTCTTCGCAGTCCTCGGAGCTTTCACACCCATTTGCAG CATGATACATCTCCCCGGTTTCATTGAAAGTGCGGAGGAACTCAAATCCAAAGGCGTCGACGAGATCCTCCTCATCAGCG TTAATGATCCATTTGTGATGAAGGCATGGGCTATGACGTATCCTGATAACAGGCATGTCAAATTCCTAGCTGATGGTTCAGGCACTTACACTCGTGCCCTTGGGTTGGAATTGGACCTCTCCGATGAGGGTTTGGGCACTCGATCGCAAAGGTTTGCTCTTCTCGTCGACAACCTTGTGGTGACAGTTGCGAACATTGAAGAAGGGGGAGAATTCACTATATCTGGTGCGGAAGAGATCTTGAAGGTCCTTTAG